Proteins encoded in a region of the Clostridium butyricum genome:
- a CDS encoding GspE/PulE family protein: MDLNVIHGLNKEISDKYNVIPVKEDEKNITLLGYNIKEDELDYLKFIYRKKVILREVSEENFKEVKNMIFTFREGNTEDNIIFKGIEDNASDIHFEPQGEWVNIRHRINGTLIRMHKIPNEEYVKVISKIKLMSGMDIAEKRKPQDGKSVVEYNGKKYDLRVSTIPVINGEKLVIRILYCDNFNYNLEDLGFTEEKIQIIRKMISVKNGMVIICGPTGSGKSSTLYTILKELNAGILNITTLEDPVEVQMPEVNQVSLNKKLDITFASGLRSILRQDPDVIMIGEIRDEETAEMSIRASITGHKVYSTIHCKSPKEVFMRFENMGVKPYLIKESLVGVISQRLIKRLCSNCKFVDDEKTYKNHKIFKKSGCELCKFTGYEGRQVVSSVCSFTHAFNKSNDALKNNSEFLSNRSMKEDAESLLISGVISYNDYLEFIEGERLNE, from the coding sequence GTGGATTTAAATGTTATACATGGTTTGAATAAAGAAATAAGTGATAAATATAATGTTATTCCCGTTAAAGAAGATGAAAAAAATATTACTTTATTAGGATACAACATAAAAGAAGATGAACTTGATTACCTAAAATTTATTTATAGAAAAAAGGTTATTCTAAGGGAAGTATCAGAAGAAAATTTTAAAGAAGTAAAAAATATGATTTTTACATTTAGAGAAGGAAATACCGAAGATAATATTATATTTAAGGGTATAGAAGATAATGCAAGTGATATACATTTTGAGCCTCAAGGTGAATGGGTAAACATACGTCACAGAATAAATGGGACTCTAATTCGTATGCATAAAATTCCAAATGAAGAGTATGTAAAAGTAATTTCTAAAATAAAACTTATGAGTGGAATGGATATTGCAGAAAAAAGAAAACCTCAAGATGGAAAATCAGTTGTTGAATATAATGGAAAAAAATATGATTTAAGAGTTTCAACTATTCCTGTAATTAATGGTGAAAAATTAGTAATAAGAATTTTATATTGTGATAATTTTAACTATAATTTAGAAGATCTTGGGTTTACAGAAGAAAAGATACAAATAATACGAAAAATGATCTCTGTAAAAAATGGCATGGTAATAATTTGTGGGCCAACAGGTTCGGGAAAATCAAGTACTTTATATACAATTTTAAAAGAACTAAATGCAGGAATTTTAAATATAACAACTCTTGAAGATCCAGTTGAAGTTCAGATGCCTGAAGTTAATCAAGTAAGCCTTAATAAGAAACTTGACATAACATTTGCAAGTGGATTAAGAAGTATACTGAGGCAAGATCCAGATGTGATAATGATTGGAGAAATAAGAGATGAAGAAACGGCTGAAATGTCAATAAGGGCATCAATAACAGGTCATAAAGTATATAGTACAATTCATTGTAAGTCACCCAAAGAAGTATTTATGCGTTTTGAAAATATGGGGGTGAAGCCATACCTAATAAAGGAAAGTCTTGTAGGTGTCATTTCTCAAAGGCTTATTAAAAGATTATGTTCAAATTGTAAATTTGTTGATGATGAAAAAACTTATAAAAATCATAAAATATTTAAAAAAAGTGGATGTGAATTGTGCAAATTTACAGGATATGAGGGGCGACAGGTGGTAAGTTCTGTATGTAGCTTTACACATGCTTTTAACAAGTCTAATGATGCATTAAAAAACAATTCAGAATTTTTATCAAATAGAAGTATGAAAGAAGATGCAGAAAGCCTTCTTATAAGTGGAGTTATATCCTACAACGATTATCTTGAATTTATAGAAGGAGAGAGACTTAATGAATAA
- a CDS encoding type II secretion system F family protein: protein MNKEKLRKTDMYEVLEGKIVNKVRSLFCEKRNLVIRRCADEKQVSFIARSLGEMYKDGITINKALTLVRESVSHKEYKNSLKTIHSAIHNGKGLSEAFKECTPLYPELFIGLIFIGENTGKLYEILKRLGNFYEKICEIKNEVKMACIYPLFIIISIISFIGIFICKIIPSFYGIYNSMGITPSYFYRCVYNFQNNFTESYFVNMTYILCWTVIWFMTIKFMISNGKFDFFLKVGLIKDVLEYITILIFSIITNSGINILHGLELCSNNIKPEFLNSKILEIRNSIMKGKTLSESLEESMLLSNYTLAVIKVREETGSIAEGFEILSIRLESEIHKKIRNYLKALNPLLIIVMGTIVLIFISVFVLPLFKELQSGIR, encoded by the coding sequence ATGAATAAAGAAAAATTGAGAAAAACTGATATGTATGAGGTTTTGGAAGGGAAAATTGTAAATAAAGTGCGCAGTCTATTTTGTGAAAAAAGAAACCTTGTAATAAGAAGATGTGCAGATGAAAAGCAAGTATCATTTATTGCTAGAAGTCTCGGGGAAATGTATAAGGATGGGATTACAATTAATAAAGCACTTACTTTAGTTAGAGAAAGTGTATCACATAAAGAATATAAGAATAGTTTGAAAACTATCCATAGTGCCATACACAATGGTAAGGGATTAAGTGAAGCATTTAAAGAATGTACACCTCTGTACCCAGAATTATTTATAGGTCTTATATTTATTGGAGAAAATACAGGAAAGTTATATGAAATATTAAAAAGACTTGGTAATTTCTATGAAAAAATATGTGAAATTAAAAATGAAGTTAAAATGGCTTGCATATATCCTTTATTCATAATTATTTCAATAATAAGTTTCATAGGTATTTTCATATGCAAAATTATACCTAGTTTTTATGGAATATATAATTCTATGGGAATTACACCATCTTACTTTTATAGATGTGTATATAATTTTCAAAACAATTTTACAGAAAGCTATTTTGTAAACATGACTTATATTTTATGCTGGACAGTTATATGGTTTATGACTATTAAATTTATGATTTCCAATGGGAAATTTGATTTTTTCTTAAAAGTTGGATTAATAAAAGATGTTTTAGAATATATAACAATACTTATTTTTTCCATAATAACTAACTCAGGTATCAATATTTTACATGGTCTTGAATTATGTAGTAACAATATAAAACCAGAGTTTTTAAACAGCAAAATATTAGAAATAAGAAATTCTATAATGAAAGGAAAAACCTTAAGCGAATCTTTAGAAGAAAGTATGCTACTGTCAAATTATACTCTTGCTGTTATCAAAGTTCGTGAAGAAACAGGAAGTATTGCGGAAGGCTTTGAAATCCTATCAATAAGGCTTGAAAGTGAGATTCATAAAAAGATTAGAAATTATTTGAAGGCATTAAATCCACTATTGATTATTGTAATGGGGACAATAGTACTTATTTTTATTTCAGTTTTTGTACTTCCTTTATTCAAAGAATTGCAAAGTGGTATACGTTAA
- a CDS encoding prepilin-type N-terminal cleavage/methylation domain-containing protein, with protein sequence MGKVKGFTLIETVISIFILTLVITITTSISAMNSNLENQLAYDSDIYEVQNFLTLSKAACRKENVNGHILINSKDEEMYFYYDGGISSLFRKMNLSKNSDCLGKNTNIYLDDDGKIKSGTTISIKNDDDITKITVGVGVDTIRIDE encoded by the coding sequence ATGGGAAAGGTTAAAGGATTTACTTTAATTGAAACAGTAATAAGTATTTTTATATTAACATTGGTAATTACAATAACTACATCAATAAGTGCTATGAATTCTAATTTAGAAAATCAATTAGCATATGATTCTGATATTTATGAAGTACAAAATTTTTTGACTTTGAGTAAAGCTGCCTGCAGAAAAGAAAATGTTAATGGTCACATACTTATAAATTCAAAAGATGAGGAAATGTATTTTTATTATGATGGAGGAATTTCAAGTTTGTTTAGAAAAATGAACTTATCAAAGAATTCTGATTGTCTTGGTAAAAACACAAACATATATTTAGACGATGATGGAAAGATAAAGTCTGGAACAACAATATCAATAAAAAATGATGATGATATTACTAAAATTACAGTTGGAGTAGGTGTGGACACAATAAGAATTGATGAATAA
- the efp gene encoding elongation factor P, which translates to MISAGDLRKGTTFEFDGQVFTVTDFLHVKPGKGAAFVRTKLRNVISGGVVDRTFNPTEKLQEAVIERKEMQYLYNDGELYYFMDQETFEQIPLNQEKVEEAIKFLKENMFATIKFFKGEAFSVEAPNFVELQITHSEPGVKGNTTTNALKPATVETGAIVNVPMFVNEGDVIRIDTRTGDYMERV; encoded by the coding sequence ATGATATCAGCAGGAGACTTAAGAAAAGGGACTACTTTTGAGTTTGATGGACAAGTGTTTACAGTAACAGATTTCTTACATGTTAAACCAGGTAAAGGTGCAGCATTCGTAAGAACTAAATTAAGAAATGTTATCTCTGGAGGAGTTGTAGATAGAACTTTCAACCCAACTGAAAAATTACAAGAAGCTGTAATTGAAAGAAAAGAAATGCAATATCTTTACAATGATGGTGAATTGTACTACTTCATGGATCAAGAAACATTTGAACAAATTCCTTTAAATCAAGAAAAAGTAGAAGAAGCTATTAAGTTCTTAAAGGAAAACATGTTTGCAACTATTAAATTCTTCAAAGGTGAAGCTTTCTCAGTTGAAGCGCCAAACTTTGTTGAATTACAAATTACTCACTCAGAACCAGGAGTAAAAGGAAACACAACAACTAATGCATTAAAGCCAGCTACAGTTGAAACTGGTGCTATTGTTAATGTTCCTATGTTCGTTAACGAAGGTGATGTTATCAGAATAGATACAAGAACTGGGGACTACATGGAAAGAGTTTAA
- a CDS encoding CD1247 N-terminal domain-containing protein, which translates to MEELRNEIEELKNSLSNVDDDKYKKYFDSIQSILSTMANKIEEVVVNQEAIEENMQFLDDDLSNIQDELFEEVSIDELCDMEDEYVEINCAHCNKPIFMEKSVLTSKEQIPCPYCHENIK; encoded by the coding sequence ATGGAAGAGCTTAGAAACGAAATTGAAGAGTTAAAGAACAGTTTATCTAATGTAGACGATGACAAGTATAAAAAATACTTTGACAGCATACAATCTATTTTAAGCACAATGGCAAATAAGATTGAAGAAGTTGTTGTAAATCAAGAAGCAATAGAAGAAAATATGCAGTTCTTAGATGATGATTTATCAAACATTCAAGATGAATTATTTGAAGAAGTATCCATTGATGAATTGTGTGATATGGAAGATGAGTATGTTGAAATTAATTGCGCTCATTGTAATAAACCAATTTTTATGGAAAAATCAGTTTTAACCAGTAAAGAACAAATTCCATGTCCTTACTGTCATGAAAACATAAAGTAA
- the spoIIIAA gene encoding stage III sporulation protein AA, which translates to MRAEEDIIGILPLKIGTLLKERLLKEQIYEIRIKIGKPILVYSKYGENIVNYVPTKEDMKSLIQKISNYSLYAYEEDIRQGFITIKGGHRIGIAGECVMEKGEVKTIRNISSINIRVCSEVIGCSDKLIKYIYSQKENRIFNTIIISPPKCGKTTILRDIARNISNGMNSIGLYGRKVAVIDERSEIGACHFGIPQNDLGMRTDILDNCLKKEGMIMAIRSLSPEILICDEIGTKGDVEALLMAFNSGVNIITSIHGFTIEDLYKRKVFHELLDNGIIERAIVLSSRKGVGTIENIYELREGEKTCLN; encoded by the coding sequence GTGAGAGCAGAAGAAGATATAATAGGTATTTTGCCACTAAAGATAGGAACTTTACTTAAGGAACGTCTGTTAAAAGAACAGATATATGAAATAAGAATTAAGATTGGAAAACCTATTCTTGTATATTCAAAATATGGTGAGAACATAGTAAATTATGTACCAACAAAAGAAGATATGAAAAGCTTGATACAGAAAATTTCTAATTATTCATTATATGCTTATGAAGAAGATATAAGACAGGGGTTTATTACAATAAAAGGTGGGCATAGGATAGGTATTGCAGGAGAATGTGTTATGGAAAAGGGTGAAGTTAAGACCATAAGAAATATTTCATCAATAAACATTAGAGTATGCAGTGAAGTTATAGGATGTTCTGACAAATTAATAAAATATATATACTCTCAAAAAGAGAATAGAATATTTAATACTATAATAATTTCTCCTCCAAAGTGTGGTAAGACAACAATATTAAGGGATATAGCTAGAAATATTTCAAATGGAATGAATTCAATAGGCCTTTACGGACGCAAGGTAGCTGTTATTGATGAAAGAAGTGAAATTGGAGCATGTCATTTTGGAATTCCTCAAAATGACCTTGGAATGCGTACAGACATATTAGACAACTGTCTTAAAAAAGAAGGCATGATTATGGCAATACGAAGTCTTTCGCCTGAAATATTAATATGTGATGAAATTGGTACAAAGGGTGATGTTGAAGCTCTTTTAATGGCTTTTAATTCAGGAGTAAACATAATAACATCAATTCATGGTTTTACAATTGAAGATTTATATAAGAGAAAGGTTTTTCATGAACTTTTAGATAATGGAATAATTGAAAGAGCCATTGTATTGAGTTCAAGGAAAGGTGTTGGAACAATTGAAAATATATATGAATTGAGAGAAGGTGAGAAGACATGCTTAAATTAG
- the spoIIIAB gene encoding stage III sporulation protein SpoIIIAB translates to MLKLVIACALFSICSYVGFEYGEGFNRRMMQLREILKSLIILQNDILYGSTPLPEAFENFSYKVEEPIHSFINGIREKLVSGSVESVYDGVAEEYRELKGKFSLNDNDIKILGDFFKSLGDSGVFGQERIFSLAIEGIRMNLKDAEDTAKKNVKLYRYLGVCVGGMLTIFVL, encoded by the coding sequence ATGCTTAAATTAGTTATTGCTTGTGCGCTTTTCAGTATTTGTTCATATGTAGGATTTGAATATGGAGAAGGCTTCAACAGAAGAATGATGCAGCTTAGAGAGATACTAAAAAGTCTTATAATACTTCAAAATGATATTTTATATGGTTCAACACCACTACCAGAAGCATTTGAAAACTTTTCATATAAAGTTGAAGAGCCGATTCATTCTTTTATAAATGGAATAAGGGAAAAACTTGTATCTGGAAGTGTTGAAAGTGTTTATGATGGTGTGGCAGAGGAGTATAGGGAGCTTAAAGGAAAATTCAGTTTAAATGACAATGATATAAAGATTTTAGGGGATTTTTTTAAGTCTCTTGGCGATTCTGGAGTTTTTGGTCAGGAAAGAATTTTTTCTCTCGCTATTGAAGGTATAAGGATGAATTTAAAGGATGCTGAGGATACAGCTAAAAAGAATGTTAAGCTGTATAGATATTTAGGAGTCTGTGTAGGAGGAATGCTTACAATTTTTGTATTATGA
- the spoIIIAC gene encoding stage III sporulation protein AC, giving the protein MNDISILLKIGGAGIILVILDKVLTSSGKSDIAAITNIAGVVIILLMIVSIIGDLFSTVKTMFIM; this is encoded by the coding sequence ATGAATGATATAAGTATTCTTTTAAAGATTGGCGGAGCTGGAATAATTCTTGTTATTCTTGATAAAGTTCTGACAAGCAGTGGAAAATCCGATATTGCAGCAATCACAAATATTGCAGGAGTTGTAATAATACTTTTGATGATAGTTTCAATAATAGGAGATCTGTTCAGTACAGTAAAGACCATGTTTATTATGTAG
- the spoIIIAD gene encoding stage III sporulation protein AD has product MLILKIVGMAFLALFLILMLKQSGSALGVLLALAAGALMILVIFDPLKEIMTFLQTMSDKANIDTVYIGIVLKIIGIAYIATFASTLCKDANVDSLATQIDFAGKIMILVLAIPILMAVLNSILQIM; this is encoded by the coding sequence ATGTTGATTTTAAAAATTGTAGGGATGGCTTTTTTAGCACTATTTTTAATTCTTATGCTAAAACAGTCTGGAAGTGCGTTAGGTGTGCTATTAGCTTTGGCTGCAGGAGCATTAATGATTCTTGTTATATTTGATCCGCTTAAGGAAATAATGACATTTTTGCAGACCATGTCAGATAAAGCTAATATTGATACAGTATATATAGGAATTGTCCTGAAAATTATTGGTATAGCCTATATTGCAACCTTTGCCAGCACTTTATGTAAAGATGCAAATGTTGACAGTCTGGCAACACAAATTGATTTTGCAGGAAAGATAATGATTCTAGTATTAGCTATTCCTATTTTAATGGCAGTATTAAATTCTATATTGCAGATAATGTGA
- the spoIIIAE gene encoding stage III sporulation protein AE → MTRIKRLTVFFISFLVIFTLYEPVFLSGNNRYACAEKNTKEYTVLAAYDEKNSYTQNNMGTTEESNIKTNDNTNEKTNVSIDDIGGSAKGQIETLYDYINKMKTDVELLQGLDPVDYIKAFISNGKGNLSFDTIMKAVLSLFFKEVRSVLALVISIVTIAILCALLKNLQDSFADESISQVAFYACYALVIMILSKSFIISISVAQGVINDISNFMNALLPILVTMIALAGGITQAATLDPFILGAVIFIPKIYTNIIIPMILMGFVLEFANNISEEHKITNLCKLTKQCILWFQGIILTAFIALLTIRGITSSTMDAVTLKTAKFAVDNFIPIVGKTFSDAITSVAGYSLIIKNAVSSIGLVVVLLILLYPIIKLILMTFIYKISSALVEPVSDSRITKSLECAGDSMVLIISCVLTVSLMFFILIAIMAQAGSYVVGG, encoded by the coding sequence ATGACGAGGATAAAAAGGTTAACAGTTTTTTTTATAAGCTTTTTGGTAATTTTTACACTATATGAACCAGTTTTTCTCTCAGGCAATAATAGATATGCTTGTGCGGAAAAGAATACAAAAGAATACACGGTTTTAGCAGCTTATGATGAAAAAAATTCATATACTCAGAATAATATGGGGACTACAGAAGAAAGTAATATAAAGACAAATGATAATACCAATGAAAAAACAAATGTAAGTATTGATGATATTGGTGGCAGTGCAAAGGGGCAGATAGAAACACTATATGATTATATTAATAAGATGAAAACGGATGTGGAGCTTCTTCAGGGGTTAGATCCGGTAGATTATATTAAGGCTTTTATTTCTAATGGAAAAGGGAATTTATCATTTGACACGATAATGAAGGCTGTTTTGAGCCTGTTTTTCAAAGAAGTTAGAAGCGTACTTGCTCTTGTGATATCTATAGTTACAATTGCAATATTATGTGCACTTCTAAAGAATCTTCAGGACTCATTTGCAGATGAAAGCATATCACAAGTTGCATTTTATGCCTGTTATGCTCTTGTCATAATGATTCTTTCAAAGAGCTTTATTATTTCAATATCTGTAGCACAGGGTGTTATAAATGATATTTCAAATTTTATGAATGCACTCTTGCCTATATTGGTTACAATGATTGCACTGGCAGGAGGAATAACACAGGCTGCTACTTTAGATCCATTTATTCTTGGGGCTGTAATATTTATACCAAAGATATACACAAATATAATAATACCAATGATACTTATGGGATTTGTTTTAGAATTTGCCAATAATATCTCAGAAGAACATAAGATAACTAATCTATGCAAGCTTACAAAACAATGCATACTATGGTTCCAGGGGATAATATTAACTGCATTTATTGCCCTGCTCACAATAAGAGGGATAACCTCTAGTACTATGGATGCAGTAACTCTTAAAACAGCTAAGTTTGCAGTTGATAATTTTATACCTATAGTTGGAAAGACATTTTCAGATGCAATAACGTCTGTTGCCGGTTACTCATTAATAATAAAGAATGCAGTAAGTTCAATTGGTCTTGTTGTAGTATTGTTGATTTTACTTTATCCAATAATAAAGCTAATCTTAATGACATTTATTTATAAAATATCATCAGCATTAGTAGAGCCAGTAAGTGATTCAAGAATAACAAAATCCTTAGAATGTGCTGGGGACTCTATGGTTCTCATAATATCATGTGTGCTTACAGTAAGCCTTATGTTCTTTATTTTAATTGCAATTATGGCTCAGGCTGGCAGCTATGTAGTAGGGGGCTGA
- a CDS encoding stage III sporulation protein AF yields MEKLKALVATLTTVLIFISAVEILAPDKKMKKYISFVLGLILISTILNPIVEFITNGENSILQGIENYETVFSKNENKINTDGATSFESTRDSEDARKKAFISNFNKNCDSMLKNKFDNMTFKSEVDCDVDFNNVKINVKNLKIGIKDKNVRRIEKVEIGKEKKDTLRDEYKDVISYAASEFDISEDKIEVYMLEE; encoded by the coding sequence TTGGAAAAGTTAAAAGCTCTAGTAGCTACTCTAACAACGGTTTTAATATTTATAAGTGCAGTAGAAATTCTTGCTCCAGACAAAAAGATGAAAAAGTACATTTCATTTGTTTTAGGTTTGATTTTAATAAGTACAATTTTAAATCCAATTGTCGAGTTTATTACAAATGGAGAAAATAGTATTCTTCAAGGAATTGAAAATTATGAAACAGTTTTTTCAAAGAATGAGAACAAAATAAATACAGATGGAGCTACTTCATTTGAAAGTACAAGAGATAGTGAGGATGCACGTAAAAAGGCATTTATAAGCAATTTCAATAAAAACTGTGACAGCATGCTTAAAAATAAGTTCGATAATATGACTTTCAAAAGTGAAGTTGATTGTGATGTTGATTTTAACAATGTAAAGATAAATGTTAAGAACTTGAAGATAGGTATAAAAGATAAAAACGTACGAAGAATAGAGAAAGTTGAGATTGGAAAGGAAAAGAAAGATACACTCAGAGATGAGTACAAAGACGTAATAAGCTATGCAGCAAGTGAGTTTGATATTTCGGAAGATAAAATAGAAGTGTATATGCTGGAGGAATAG
- the spoIIIAG gene encoding stage III sporulation protein AG yields MSMKKVTDDVKDFLEKNSKIKNLIVICLILVFILIAMNVVGGSGKLSSKITSISSGSSSKSQENVNLDTSKVITAEDYEEKQKTDLINILKKMNGVGDVDVMITFENGEQKVPAYDKTEQKATTEETDTQGGKRVNNQNNDNSKVVMTQNDGKNEPFILTTYKPKIIGIVIVAEGAENSKTKYEIEQAVSKLYNLSLDKVNVYSMKN; encoded by the coding sequence ATGAGTATGAAAAAGGTCACAGATGATGTTAAAGATTTTCTGGAAAAGAACAGTAAGATAAAAAATCTTATTGTAATATGCTTAATTCTTGTATTTATTCTCATTGCAATGAATGTGGTGGGCGGAAGCGGTAAGCTGAGTAGTAAAATAACATCAATATCCAGCGGAAGCTCTTCTAAAAGCCAAGAAAATGTAAATTTAGATACAAGTAAAGTTATTACAGCAGAAGATTACGAAGAAAAACAGAAGACAGATTTAATTAATATACTTAAAAAGATGAACGGTGTAGGTGATGTTGATGTAATGATAACATTTGAAAATGGTGAACAGAAAGTTCCGGCTTATGATAAGACAGAACAAAAGGCAACTACAGAAGAAACAGATACACAGGGAGGAAAAAGGGTTAATAATCAGAATAACGATAATTCAAAAGTTGTAATGACACAAAATGATGGCAAAAATGAACCTTTTATTTTAACAACATACAAGCCTAAGATAATAGGTATAGTAATTGTTGCAGAAGGCGCTGAAAATAGTAAAACAAAATATGAAATTGAACAAGCAGTTTCAAAATTATATAACTTAAGTTTAGATAAGGTTAATGTATATAGTATGAAGAATTAG
- a CDS encoding SpoIIIAH-like family protein, with protein MTKKQCGIIFTLLALILCTGVLAAKLNNGGLNDPTDLSQVLSSETVTKDNSETAEAESDTQTLNTQNYFYEARSQREQQDSSTIQSLNAIISDQNTSKEQKDDATKQLTKKTMARDNEGRIELNIKNKGFEDALCMLEDNKATVIVKSSTGIEESDSVAIQEIVQDVSNIKDVIIEVQK; from the coding sequence ATGACAAAGAAACAATGTGGGATTATTTTTACACTACTTGCACTAATATTGTGTACAGGTGTACTTGCAGCAAAACTAAATAATGGAGGATTAAATGATCCAACAGATTTGAGCCAAGTTTTATCATCAGAAACAGTAACTAAGGACAATAGTGAAACAGCGGAAGCTGAAAGTGATACACAGACTTTAAATACACAGAATTATTTTTATGAAGCTAGAAGTCAAAGAGAACAGCAGGATTCATCTACAATACAATCTTTAAATGCGATTATTTCTGATCAAAATACTTCTAAAGAACAAAAAGATGATGCAACTAAACAATTAACTAAAAAGACTATGGCAAGAGATAATGAAGGAAGAATAGAATTAAACATAAAAAATAAAGGGTTTGAAGATGCATTATGTATGCTTGAAGATAATAAAGCAACTGTAATAGTAAAATCATCTACTGGAATAGAAGAATCTGATAGCGTTGCAATTCAAGAGATTGTTCAAGATGTTTCAAATATTAAAGATGTAATAATTGAAGTTCAAAAATAA
- a CDS encoding Asp23/Gls24 family envelope stress response protein, with translation MEDINRDENIGIVKISDEVVSVIAGIAAQEVDGILDCQNGVAGNLTNIFKGKKSAVKGTKVTLEDDKAIIDMNVAVEYGRKINDLASAVQENVKKTVEAMTGLEVDSVNICVQNIYLPKEEGNESK, from the coding sequence ATGGAAGATATAAATAGAGATGAAAATATCGGAATTGTTAAAATTTCTGATGAAGTAGTTAGTGTTATAGCTGGAATTGCAGCACAAGAAGTTGATGGAATATTAGACTGTCAAAATGGTGTGGCAGGCAACTTAACAAATATATTTAAGGGTAAAAAGAGTGCAGTAAAAGGCACTAAAGTAACTCTAGAAGATGATAAAGCCATTATAGATATGAATGTGGCTGTTGAGTATGGAAGAAAGATTAATGATTTAGCATCTGCAGTACAAGAAAATGTTAAAAAGACTGTTGAAGCTATGACTGGATTAGAAGTAGATTCAGTTAATATCTGTGTTCAAAACATTTACTTACCAAAAGAAGAAGGAAATGAATCTAAATAG
- the nusB gene encoding transcription antitermination factor NusB translates to MNRKLSREKAMELFFGMTCSKDTVEEAVETFIDNYEGDIKELDLTYIKKALIGIENNKEAIDEAISSNLQNWKIERISKVNLTILRLAAYEILFDEDVPRSVAINEALEITRKYSDEKSVSFVNGVLDKIK, encoded by the coding sequence ATGAATAGAAAATTATCTAGGGAAAAAGCTATGGAGTTATTTTTTGGGATGACTTGCAGTAAAGACACAGTAGAAGAAGCGGTAGAAACTTTCATTGACAATTATGAAGGTGACATAAAGGAATTAGATCTTACATATATTAAAAAGGCATTAATAGGAATTGAAAATAATAAAGAAGCTATAGACGAAGCAATATCTTCAAATCTTCAAAACTGGAAGATTGAGAGAATTTCTAAAGTGAACTTAACTATTTTAAGACTTGCAGCTTATGAAATTTTATTTGATGAAGATGTTCCACGAAGCGTTGCAATAAATGAAGCATTAGAAATAACAAGAAAATACTCAGATGAAAAGAGTGTTTCATTTGTTAATGGAGTACTTGATAAAATAAAATAA